The following are from one region of the Bactrocera oleae isolate idBacOlea1 chromosome 6, idBacOlea1, whole genome shotgun sequence genome:
- the LOC106620173 gene encoding probable serine/threonine-protein kinase nek3: MSNQSHVRLCRAVQQHPCIYDHAVANSVSREAYDRAWLKIAETCEETVDSCKQRWRDIRVTFSQSRVVSPKKRKGNRARENNLHDLLEFLIPHKNEEQPFCESDVEAEGITTPVDRNAQENAEVTPKTKADDGFLEEVVIKRGNEELKVKNKNEVGLKMREELNIEDDTVSKRPPSARLKVLRKNSEETKMAEGRPIRKTQSLGKLVNAEEIMKDIIDAGVSKKLPSSKSKVGTFYISPTNDESGTFFIKKTSVSNELEYAPDNEANVAAGEDVLSEFEHNEIEQPQSKVDETENNEQNDKPKDEFVKKRQCRLKRACKRGIGKKVTSQRDLRQKDSAIKSIKRGASRLKSLGEATNQLVAAANLSKKTGNTAPVDNQSTNFSAQKRTRTLCIPQADSHIVGPSQSPTTTLIKTLRDENSLSPAEKVVLHVTNASQASIDQGVQCSLQPTSSVDDFFDTIKPYLNEMNARQKLHFKKKIFESLMEVFDSPSDFPSNQETKAIIPKQLSAVSGGELNLVRELVAMVQAAKHTPELNLKLSDSSSELAPKTSPEKCALISPNASMRLTPSQPPPPLSLRVSPFNTTTTTNQMTNKPTPMLLTRAGETATSTQTTTTTPSSTVLQRRVIRKLVKVNEHGSSAYSMPTKSGACAPSNSEIVHRRIYRIYPKSNVTSASLENAVNASGVGTFIVPRSTTETTGNKDTISNKLVTKASSTLVANAANNQKLRQLMTPIRGSGGMSAATASSANATVKTDRNQQTIRVGARPLIRRYSVCGALPNDTASSNYLTTIANTKEPMSTTPKITIAHRSSPAHVVSREVFKLPTPFRSTISSVNATASTVSTTTTLRTSPVVSVRAGDRNSVVHAVPLNMGFNKFVRNDEKTPLPTSSSNTKVCRDSSSSSHVCTLSPFSTSSSPVVGNKRPLTTPAEYGKRNCSLTEQRKASEAVGEDMADMGIIAPDDFAVLNIKTEPADDD, encoded by the exons ATGAGCAATCAAAGCCATGTTCGTTTGTGCCGTGCCGTGCAACAACATCCGTGTATTTATGATCACGCCGTGGCCAATTCGGTTTCGCGAGAGGCATACGATCGTGCCTGGCTGAAGATAGCCGAAACGTGCGAGGAGACAG TTGACAGCTGCAAGCAACGTTGGCGCGATATACGAGTCACTTTCTCACAATCACGAGTTGTATCACCAAAAAAGCGTAAAGGTAATCGTGCACGAGAGAACAACCTGCACGATTTATTAGAATTTCTCATACCGCATAAAAATGAAGAACAACCGTTTTGCGAAAGTGATGTTGAAGCGGAAGGTATAACAACGCCTGTTGATAGAAACGCTCAAGAAAATGCAGAAGTCACGCCCAAGACTAAAGCGGATGACGGGTTTTTAGAAGAGGTTGTGATCAAACGTGGAAACGAGGagttgaaagtaaaaaataagaatGAGGTAGGGCTTAAAATGAGAGAAGAACTGAATATTGAAGATGATACAGTTAGCAAAAGACCACCTTCTGCTAGGCTTAAAGTGTTGAGAAAGAATAGCGAAGAAACTAAAATGGCTGAAGGTAGGCCCATTAGAAAGACACAGTCTTTAGGAAAGCTTGTAAATGCAGAAGAAATTATGAAAGATATTATTGATGCTGGAGTGAGTAAAAAGTTACCGAGCTCAAAGAGTAAAGTCGGCACATTTTACATAAGCCCCACGAACGATGAGTCAGGcacattttttatcaaaaaaactaGCGTTAGCAATGAACTTGAATACGCGCCAGATAATGAAGCCAATGTGGCAGCTGGAGAGGATGTTTTGAGTGAATTTGAGCATAATGAAATTGAGCAGCCGCAGAGCAAAGTTGATGAGACTGAAAATAACGAACAAAATGATAAACCAAAAGacgaatttgttaaaaaacGACAATGTCGTCTCAAGCGCGCTTGCAAACGTGGCATAGGTAAGAAGGTAACCAGCCAGCGGGATTTGCGCCAGAAAGATAGTGCAATCAAAAGCATTAAGCGAGGTGCGTCCCGTTTGAAATCACTAGGCGAGGCTACAAACCAATTGGTGGCGGCTGCTAACTTGTCAAAGAAAACAGGGAACACAGCGCCAGTCGACAACCAATCCACAAATTTTTCGGCACAAAAAAGAACACGTACCTTATGTATACCACAGGCTGATAGCCACATTGTAGGCCCTTCACaatcaccaacaacaacactgaTTAAAACGTTGCGAGACGAAAATTCTTTAAGTCCAGCTGAAAAAGTTGTATTGCACGTTACTAATGCTTCACAAGCTTCTATCGACCAAGGCGTACAATGTAGTCTGCAGCCAACTTCCAGTGTTGATGATTTCTTCGACACTATAAAACCCTATTTGAACGAAATGAATGCGCGTCAAAAGTTGCATTTCAAGAAGAAAATCTTTGAGTCATTGATGGAAGTTTTCGATAGTCCTAGCGATTTCCCGTCAAACCAGGAAACGAAAGCCATCATACCGAAGCAACTGAGCGCTGTAAGCGGTGGCGAGTTGAATTTGGTGCGTGAGCTGGTCGCTATGGTGCAAGCAGCCAAGCATACGCCAGAGCTCAACTTGAAATTGAGTGATAGTAGTAGCGAGTTGGCACCTAAGACGAGCCCAGAAAAGTGTGCTTTGATTTCGCCAAATGCATCGATGCGTCTTACACCATCACAACCGCCGCCACCGCTATCGCTACGTGTATCACCttttaatacaacaacaactacaaatcaAATGACAAATAAGCCGACGCCTATGTTGCTCACGCGAGCCGGTGAAACTGCAACTTCTACacaaacaacaaccacaacgcCCTCATCAACAGTCTTACAACGTCGTGTCATACGTAAATTGGTTAAGGTAAACGAACATGGCTCTTCAGCTTACAGCATGCCCACCAAAAGTGGAGCTTGTGCACCGAGCAACAGTGAGATCGTGCATCGACGCATTTACCGTATTTACCCCAAAAGTAATGTAACTAGCGCCAGTTTGGAGAACGCCGTGAATGCCAGCGGTGTTGGTACGTTCATTGTGCCGCGCAGCACCACTGAAACTACAGGCAATAAGGATACCATCAGCAATAAGTTGGTCACTAAGGCTTCATCAACTTTGGTCGCTAATGCAGCAAACAATCAAAAGCTCCGTCAGTTGATGACACCAATTAGGGGTAGCGGTGGCATGTCAGCCGCGACCGCAAGCTCAGCTAATGCAACCGTGAAGACTGATCGCAATCAACAAACAATTCGTGTCGGTGCGCGTCCGCTCATTCGCCGTTATTCAGTTTGTGGCGCCTTACCGAATGATACTGCCAGTAGCAACTATTTAACCACCATTGCCAATACCAAAGAACCGATGTCGACCACACCGAAAATCACAATTGCCCATCGCAGTTCGCCTGCCCATGTCGTGAGCAGAGAGGTTTTCAAATTACCCACACCATTTCGTAGCACTATCTCCAGCGTAAACGCTACGGCTTCGACTGTTTCCACTACTACTACTTTGAGAACCTCGCCGGTAGTGAGCGTGCGCGCGGGTGATCGTAATTCGGTTGTGCATGCGGTACCACTTAATATGGGTTTCAACAAATTCGTGCGTAATGATGAGAAGACACCTCTGCCGACATCCTCTAGCAACACTAAGGTTTGCCGTGACTCTTCAAGCTCTTCACATGTCTGCACGCTTTCGCCATTTTCTACATCTTCTAGTCCCGTTGTTGGCAACAAGCGCCCGCTCACAACGCCTGCTGAATATGGAAAGCGTAATTGCTCTCTTACAGAGCAGCGAAAAGCTTCGGAAGCTGTCGGCGAGGATATGGCGGATATGGGCATCATTGCTCCAGATGATTTTGCCGTATTGAATATTAAAACTGAACCAGCAGATGATGATTGA